A DNA window from Plasmodium sp. gorilla clade G2 genome assembly, contig: PADLG01_00_6, whole genome shotgun sequence contains the following coding sequences:
- a CDS encoding erythrocyte membrane protein 1, PfEMP1, putative, whose amino-acid sequence MPTHTSTNRYIPYSRYKGKTYIYVEGEETDDYVRDISSSDVTTSSSESEYDELDINDIYPYKSPKYKTLIEVVLKPSNKTTYDDTSMYQNDSSNKLTNEEWNELKEDFISQYLQNIPKDLPNENIIDDKIYMDTQPNIVDSSMEEKPFITSIQDRYLHGDSEIIYNINWNVPENITTNTATYNSLYSGIDLINDSLNSGNDIDIYDELLKRKENELYGTKYTKKTNSNIFAKPISGDPILNQLDLYDKWLERNKDMYNQWNNSDTLNQWKNKPDNIPVENVHTTHNLLNTNLSIEISSDMTPRSNMDMSGTNRYTYFDDMDSFENNSDENL is encoded by the coding sequence ATGCCCACACACACCTCCACCAATAGATACATACCCTATAGTCGTTATAAAGGAAAAACTTACATATATGTTGAAGGAGAAGAAACAGATGATTATGTACGTGATATATCTTCTTCTGATGTCACCACTTCATCATCAGAAAGTGAATATGACGAACTGGATATTAACgatatatatccatataaatctccaaaatataaaactttaATTGAAGTGGTACTAAAACCAAGTAACAAAACAACATATGATGATACATCTATGTACCAAAATGATAGTAGTAATAAACTTACAAATGAAGAGTGGAATGAACTAAAAGAGGATTTTATATCgcaatatttacaaaatataccAAAGGATTTACCTAATGAAAATATCATTGATGATAAGATCTATATGGATACACAACCTAATATTGTTGATAGTAGTATGGAAGAAAAACCTTTTATTACATCTATTCAAGATAGATATTTACATGGTGATAgcgaaattatatataatattaattggaATGTTCCGGAAAATATCACAACAAATACTGCGACATATAATAGTTTATATAGTGGTATAGATCTAATTAATGATTCTTTAAATAGTGGTAatgatattgatatatatgatgagtTGTTAAAAcgaaaagaaaatgaattatatggaacaaaatatacgaaaaaaacaaattccAATATTTTTGCAAAACCAATAAGTGGTGATCCGATACTGAACCAACTggatttatatgataaatggTTAGAGAGAAATAAAGATATGTACAACCAATGGAATAATAGTGATACGTTGAACCAGTGGAAAAACAAACCGGATAATATACCTGTGGAAAACGTCCACACTACACACAACTTGTTGAATACCAACCTTTCTATAGAAATAAGTAGTGATATGACCCCTAGATCTAATATGGATATGAGTGGTACTAATAGATATACTTATTTTGATGATATGGATTCGTTCGAAAATAATAGTGATGAAAATTTATGA
- a CDS encoding erythrocyte membrane protein 1, PfEMP1, putative, whose amino-acid sequence MVGLATLSCVVELLPPTVARFTHQVDPRCPTHHYLDQYYTRWIMLDGEASGSCPISDYLLRLCWLWPRKTSGYKEKCGCVTSQVVPGPQPQPQPGNTNGQDPDSSPSQHDPSSGNTDPNSGGGTPGQPDGTPGQGGGSNPSGNPTKPPENMNCVEEAANEIRKEAEKTVNSVKDKLQGKKTEDVYKTTQNDGWNNSEICKINDNNAGQTNTCNNNENPFDVEKEKWDCDNDTLKVANQHICLPPRRKHMCLTPLENIDTQKTTTSDALFKEVLRTAANEGKHLKDKWDKASDPKMKTQICDAMKYSFADIGDIIRGTDKYNGNNNQIEENLKTIFGNIKGTLGSNKNYENDNEPYTKLREAWWSANRDQIWKAMTCSAPDTADLYTRNSSGEFSFHRVKCGRDSYVPPDDYIPQKLRWMTEWSESYCKQLEKNYWLLKGFCQVCKKHKEKVKNKDAEKAACTFCSKSCEVYKDHVEKWKTQWEEQEKEYNKLYKPNGASSGDPIKEQEKDFMKTVKDTNGIPHCTGKKYATIPIMIPFGNPNKYDKECEEDTKQTNLKPPPGAPGFPPTCIDNPCCTNNVKKVKDCIKANEEKRKSQNGDCNEKKGDFDWKCEESEFKSGENGAYYRDLCLNKDIGKKNPNGSIFCKEWICALSNTVGDSEKDEVQQKL is encoded by the exons ATGGTTGGTTTGGCCACTTTAAGTTGTGTCGTT GAATTACTACCACCCACCGTTGCCAGGTTTACCCATCAGGTTGACCCAAGGTGTCCCACCCACCACTATTTGGATCAGTATTACACTAGATGGATCATGTTGGATGGTGAAGCATCCGGGTCTTGTCCGATTAGTGATTACCTGTTGCGGCTGTGTTGGCTGTGGCCCAGG AAAACAAGTGGGTATAAAGAGAAGTGTGGGTGTGTGACATCACAAGTGGTACCTGGGCCACAGCCACAGCCGCAACCAGGTAACACTAATGGACAAGACCCGGATTCTTCACCATCACAACATGATCCATCTAGTGGTAATACTGATCCAAATAGTGGTGGTGGGACACCTGGTCAACCTGATGGTACACCTGGGCAAGGTGGTGGTAGTAATCCTAGTGGTAACCCCACGAAACCTCCAGAAAATATGAATTGTGTTGAGGAAGCGGCAAATGAAATAAGAAAAGAAGCAGAAAAAACTGTGAATAGTGTGAAAGATAAATTGCAAGGAAAAAAAACAGAAGATGTATATAAAACAACACAGAACGATGGTTGGAATAATAGTGAGATATGCAAAATCAATGACAATAATGCAGGACAAACCAAtacatgtaataataatgaaaatccTTTTGATgtagaaaaggaaaaatggGATTGTGACAACGACACACTTAAAGTGGCCAACCAACATATATGTTTACCTCCGAGAAGGAAACATATGTGTCTAACACCATTAGAAAATATAGACACACAAAAAACCACAACTTCTGACGCGTTATTTAAAGAAGTTTTGCGTACTGCTGCTAATGAAGGAAAACATTTGAAAGACAAATGGGATAAAGCAAGTGATCCCAAGATGAAAACCCAAATATGTGATGCTATGAAATATAGTTTTGCTGATATAGGGGATATCATACGTGGTacagataaatataatggtaataataatcaaatagaagaaaatttaaaaacaaTTTTTGGAAATATTAAAGGAACACTTGGTAGCAACAAGaattatgaaaatgataaCGAACCATATACCAAACTGAGAGAAGCGTGGTGGTCGGCCAATCGTGACCAAATATGGAAAGCTATGACATGTTCGGCGCCAGATACGGCCGATCTGTACACACGTAATTCCAGTGGCGAATTTAGTTTCCACCGTGTGAAGTGCGGCCGCGACTCGTACGTTCCTCCAGACGATTATATTCCACAAAAACTGAGATGGATGACCGAATGGTCCGAAAGTTATTGCAAACAGTTGGAAAAAAACTATTGGCTTCTGAAAGGTTTTTGCCAGGTATGCAAAAAACATaaagaaaaagtaaaaaacaAAGATGCAGAAAAAGCAGCATGTACTTTTTGTTCAAAAAGTTGCGAAGTATATAAAGATCATGTTGAAAAATGGAAAACTCAATGGGAAGAACAAGAAAAAGAATACAATAAATTATACAAACCAAATGGTGCTAGTAGTGGTGACCCAATTAAAGAACAAGAAAAAGATTTTATGAAAACAGTAAAGGATACAAACGGTATTCCCCATTGCACTGGTAAAAAATATGCGACAATACCAATTATGATACCCTTCG GAAAtccaaataaatatgataaggAGTGTGAAGAGGATACGAAGCAGACAAACCTAAAACCGCCACCTGGAGCACCAGGATTTCCTCCCACCTGCATCGACAACCCCTGCTGCACAAATAATGTGAAGAAGGTGAAGGATTGTATTAAAGCTAATgaggaaaaaagaaaaagccAGAACGGAGAttgtaatgaaaaaaaaggagaTTTTGATTGGAAATGTGAAGAAAGTGAGTTTAAATCTGGTGAAAATGGAGCAT ATTATAGGGATTTATgtttaaataaagatataggTAAAAAAAATCCAAATGGGAGC ATATTTTGCAAGGAATGGATCTGCGCACTATCAAATACTGTAGGTGATAGTGAAAAAGACGAGGTTCAGCAAAAACTCTGA
- a CDS encoding erythrocyte membrane protein 1 (PfEMP1), truncated, putative, translated as MDMFGAMIRSSTIDIPQKLRWMTEWSESYCKQLEKNYWLLKGFCQVCKKHKEKVKNKDAEKAACTFCSKSCEVYKDHVEKWKTQWEEQEKEYNKLYKPNGASSGDPIKEQEKDFMKTVKDTNGIPHCTGKNSDNTNYDTLGNYVSSMGGSTYCNDTTQQKFDNTNSSDEKSVFKEHPNKYDKECEEDTKQTQPKPPPGAPGFLPPASTTPAAQICEKVKDCIKANEEKRKSQNGDCNEKKGDFDWKCEESEFKSGENGACMPHRRQKLCIHYLKELTNGSESELKEAFIKCAALETYFAWKKYKEDKKKEKSPTATNLDEQLKNGNIPSDFLRSIFFSYADYRDLCLNKDIGKKNPNEDVKMAADNITKVFNNNGGESEDKRKNWWNENGLDILQGMICALSNTVGDSEKDEVQQKLLKNPEYKYDPNNLDNKIASYVLYTHTTPQFLRWFTEWSEEFCDKQKKEFAELFKKCKKCNVKTGNPKTCEKKDDCTECKAQCQEYTDFINKWKSDWDQQNQHYNKVKNEDPYDSAPFVDTNSHAYTYLNESLELLGLHDNCMKTPSTTATQKSGAATGGDMPQALDDPPSGFKDKCKCEEDTKPSGAGQDSGTSPSGKPQDGSGHSVPNPPKPMPDPNPSHPGSSSGNTPPCDIANNILKTKGRDGQGRIAACGEKKYESKNWDCTNKSIDTTKHDGACMSPRRQSLCINNLKNLKVDKKLDDLRKALIECTSIETYWLWEKYKKDHPNEADKLTSGNIPEGFKRQMFYTVGDFKDLIFDTDISAKKDTSNEENDVGAATKYIKNIFDKSGQSGGQKIDPKDWWTNIEKEVWEGMLCALSYDGSKVDTTMRDNLKGKYPYGTVTFDSPTSGKATNLTTFASRPQFLRWMTEWYDDYCQQKHTKLQEVVGTCKPQGGKELKCDSDCETKCNDYTKFMEDKKKEWDKQKDYYGKQKPTNPTDYNGTDAKDYLQKNFTVTCGDKQQQSGTSNSVATNIEWLTKSSPQVSSQPQTPSSSSYYDADVYCGCKKFIGDDADYNTISGQNNCKGLKKEADETNTNSGKGIRWQNIDDDEYKNSKLSPNVYIPPRRQRICFKDLDNKTNVTNKQQLREQLMKDAATEGYNLGTYYKEKANNGSSDKYKYDVEACNALKYSFLDLRDIILGYDNLEPPENGTEKNLQKIFNNNGSSGGTSGSPKRKEFWNNNKDCVWNAMLCGYRKGRDDGHSGNTSKPSEKDLANCKDKMPNDSEYPLGKNRDEGKEYQFLRWFQEWSEDFCVKQKKELATLQNKCSGCKPTSGKCGNGCTDCHAQCQTYQDFIKLWKPQYEKQSKKFTTDKSTYKQDTVANQSTHAYEYLHAKIKDLTCSTSANSGKNCDCMEHKSQTTSSSGTHMPKSLDQIPESVKEKCECDNKVVPPVPQPGAPQNPDQQNKNPSSQGGTSTGPNGGPDGGSGGPGGQTPEPKPGTTPSGGPSVPGNSDPNQVPSGGSHTPGQSSNTNHSSDPTNQGTRGHSNPTPKPGPVSPSSEPKKNTDEFAHLDDCPLNDNNACTKIGNAGCPPKKQNYDLDKWETQHSTHSNFKNKKVLVPPRRKNICFNYIIKRWHTLGKEELFTKRLLDTASSEAELLSKKYKEYKEREVLFDSMKYSFADIGNIIKGDDILEDLRTKRVHKIFEKICKNGSKCKNGNTDIEKIKNKRKNWWTNNKTKVWHAMLCGYKRIATNGTLDNKWCTVPTEDETPQFLRWFQEWTEIFCTRKKELENEVKSKCDNFNCDNGTGNVDDTCKTVCERYKNFILSKQIMYKLLEKQYNDNYIKNNAGGREAPDYLKIKCKDGKCDCITKNFNNDENWKEPYETFDHTKYKSICECKKPPSSSSTSNSTSKSSDIFSDLWKTIAGPVFNLAEKSVNWGIGATTATIDAATKIIPDAADLGLKAGIGALDKIKTMLDATNPKSTNPQPPPPPPPVAPDAGTGGKQTPQSPITPPSSGGIDPNNLVTSTIPAVGIGVALGSIALLFYLK; from the exons ATGGACATGTTCGGCGCCATGATACGGTCGTCT ACGATTGATATTCCACAAAAACTGAGATGGATGACCGAATGGTCCGAAAGTTATTGCAAACAGTTGGAAAAAAACTATTGGCTTCTGAAAGGTTTTTGCCAGGTATGCAAAAAACATaaagaaaaagtaaaaaacaAAGATGCAGAAAAAGCAGCATGTACTTTTTGTTCAAAAAGTTGCGAAGTATATAAAGATCATGTTGAAAAATGGAAAACTCAATGGGAAGAACAAGAAAAAGAATACAATAAATTATACAAACCAAATGGTGCTAGTAGTGGTGACCCAATTAAAGAACAAGAAAAAGATTTTATGAAAACAGTAAAGGATACAAACGGTATTCCCCATTGCACTGGTAAAAATAGCGACAATACCAATTATGATACCCTTGGTAATTATGTGTCTTCTATGGGAGGAAGTACTTATTGTAATGATACAACACAACAGAAATTTGATAACACTAATAGTAGTGACGAAAAAAGTGTATTTAAGGAACAtccaaataaatatgataaggAGTGTGAAGAGGATACGAAGCAGACACAACCTAAACCGCCACCTGGAGCACCAGGATTTCTCCCACCTGCATCGACAACCCCTGCTGCACAAATATGTGAGAAGGTGAAGGATTGTATTAAAGCTAATgaggaaaaaagaaaaagccAGAACGGAGAttgtaatgaaaaaaaaggagaTTTTGATTGGAAATGTGAAGAAAGTGAGTTTAAATCTGGTGAAAATGGAGCATGTATGCCACATAGAAGACAAAAATTATGTATTCATTATTTGAAAGAATTGACTAATGGTAGTGAAAGTGAATTGAAAGAAGCTTTTATTAAATGTGCTGCTCTAGAAACATATTTTGcttggaaaaaatataaagaagataaaaaaaaagagaaatctCCAACAGCAACCAACCTAGATgaacaattaaaaaatggaaatattCCTTCTGATTTTTTACGTtctattttcttttcatatgCAGATTATAGGGATTTATgtttaaataaagatataggTAAAAAAAATCCAAATGAGGACGTAAAGATGGCAGCAGATAATATAACTAaagtttttaataataatggtgGAGAGAGTGAAGATAAACGTAAAAATTGGTGGAATGAAAACGGTCTAGATATTTTGCAAGGAATGATCTGCGCACTATCAAATACTGTAGGTGATAGTGAAAAAGACGAGGTTCAGCAAAAACTTCTGAAAAATCCAGAATACAAGTACGATCCTAACAATTTAGATAACAAAATAGCTAGTTATGTCCTCTATACTCATACAACTCCTCAGTTTTTACGTTGGTTTACGGAATGGTCAGAAGAGTTTTGcgataaacaaaaaaaagagttTGCAGAGttgtttaaaaaatgtaagaAATGTAATGTTAAAACTGGTAACCCAAAAACATGTGAGAAAAAAGATGACTGTACCGAGTGTAAAGCGCAATGTCAAGAATATACagattttattaataaatggaAATCTGATTGGGATCAACAAAACCAACATTATAATAAGGTGAAAAATGAAGATCCATATGATTCTGCTCCTTTTGTAGATACGAATAGCCACgcttatacatatttaaatgaatcGTTAGAACTTCTTGGTTTGCACGATAATTGTATGAAAACCCCGTCGACGACTGCCACACAAAAAAGTGGTGCCGCCACTGGTGGTGACATGCCGCAAGCGTTAGATGATCCGCCTAGTGGTTTTAAGGATAAATGTAAGTGTGAGGAGGATACGAAACCTAGTGGTGCCGGCCAGGATAGTGGTACATCACCTAGTGGGAAACCACAGGATGGTAGTGGCCACAGTGTTCCGAATCCACCGAAACCGATGCCGGATCCCAATCCTAGTCATCCGGGATCATCTAGTGGTAATACGCCACCGTGTGACATAGCGAATAATATACTTAAGACTAAAGGTCGTGATGGACAAGGTAGAATAGCTGCGTgtggagaaaaaaaatatgagtCCAAGAATTGGGATTGTACCAATAAAAGCATTGATACAACAAAACATGATGGAGCGTGTATGTCTCCTAGGAGACAATCATTATGCATaaataatttgaaaaatttGAAGGTTGATAAAAAACTGGACGATTTAAGAAAAGCACTGATAGAATGTACATCAATAGAAACATATTGGTTAtgggaaaaatataaaaaggatcACCCTAATGAGGCCGACAAATTAACAAGTGGAAATATTCCTGAAGGTTTTAAAAGACAAATGTTCTATACTGTTGGTGATTTTAAAGATTTAATTTTCGATACAGATATATCTGCAAAAAAGGATACatcaaatgaagaaaatgatgtGGGTGCGGCAAcaaagtatataaaaaatatttttgataaaaGTGGCCAATCTGGTGGACAAAAAATTGACCCAAAAGATTGGTGGACAAACATCGAAAAAGAGGTCTGGGAAGGGATGTTATGTGCTCTATCATACGATGGTAGTAAGGTGGACACAACAATGCGCGATAATCTCAAAGGTAAGTACCCATATGGTACCGTGACGTTCGATAGTCCCACTAGTGGTAAAGCCACCAACCTCACCACGTTTGCGTCGCGTCCACAGTTCTTACGTTGGATGACCGAATGGTACGACGATTATTGTCAACAGAAACACACAAAATTACAGGAAGTTGTGGGTACGTGTAAGCCACAAGGTGGTAAAGAACTCAAATGTGATAGTGACTGTGAAACTAAATGTAATGATTACACAAAATTTATGGAGGACAAGAAAAAAGAGTGGGATAAACAAAAAGATTACTATGGAAAACAAAAACCAACAAACCCTACCGATTATAATGGTACAGATGCAAAAGATTACTTACAGAAAAATTTTACTGTTACATGTGGTGACAAACAACAACAAAGTGGTACTTCGAACAGTGTAGCAACAAATATAGAGTGGTTAACTAAGTCGTCACCACAAGTATCGTCACAACCACAAACACCGTCGTCGTCGTCGTATTATGATGCCGATGTGTATTGTGGGTGCAAGAAATTTATAGGAGACGACGCGGATTATAACACGATTTCGGGACAAAATAATTGTAAAGGgttaaaaaaagaagcaGATGAGACAAACACAAATTCAGGAAAGGGGATTAGGTGGCAAAACattgatgatgatgaatataAGAATAGTAAATTATCTCCAAATGTGTATATTCCTCCTAGAAGACAAAGAATATGTTTTAAAGATCTTGATAATAAAACTAATGTGACAAACAAACAACAATTGCGAGAACAATTAATGAAAGATGCAGCTACAGAAGGATATAATTTAGGaacatattataaagaaaaggCTAACAATGGTAGCTCAGATAAGTATAAATATGATGTTGAAGCTTGTAATGCTTTAAAATATAGTTTTCTTGATTTAAGAGATATAATTTTGGGATATGATAACTTAGAACCACCAGAAAATGGGACCGAAAAAAATTtgcaaaaaatatttaacaaTAATGGATCATCTGGTGGTACATCAGGTAGTCCGAAACGTAAAGAATTTTGGAACAATAACAAAGATTGCGTATGGAACGCTATGCTTTGTGGATATAGAAAAGGTAGAGATGATGGACATAGTGGTAATACTTCTAAACCTAGTGAAAAAGACCTAGCAAATTGTAAAGATAAAATGCCAAACGATAGTGAATATCCCCTTGGAAAAAATAGAGATGAAGGCAAAGAATATCAGTTTCTTCGTTGGTTTCAAGAGTGGAGTGAAGATTTTTGTGTGAAACAGAAGAAAGAGTTGGCCACTTTGCAAAATAAGTGTAGTGGTTGTAAACCCACTAGTGGAAAATGTGGGAACGGATGTACCGATTGCCACGCACAATGTCAAACATATCAAGATTTTATTAAACTATGGAAACCTCAATATGAAAAACAAAGCAAAAAATTCACAACAGATAAATCTACATATAAACAAGATACCGTGGCAAACCAATCAACCCATGCCTATGAATACTTACACGCGAAAATAAAAGATTTGACATGTTCAACTAGTGCAAATAGTGGTAAAAACTGCGATTGCATGGAACATAAGTCACAAACCACGTCCTCTAGTGGTACACACATGCCAAAATCCTTAGATCAAATACCTGAGAGTGTTAAAGAGAAGTGTGAGTGTGACAATAAAGTGGTACCACCTGTGCCACAACCGGGAGCACCACAAAACCCAGACCAACAAAACAAAAACCCATCATCACAAGGTGGTACAAGCACTGGTCCAAATGGTGGTCCTGATGGTGGAAGTGGTGGTCCTGGTGGACAAACCCCTGAACCAAAACCTGGTACTACACCTAGTGGTGGACCTTCTGTTCCTGGTAATAGTGATCCAAATCAAGTACCTAGTGGTGGTTCTCACACTCCTGGACAAAGTTCTAATACCAATCATTCTAGTGATCCCACTAATCAAGGTACGAGGGGACATTCTAATCCTACACCAAAACCTGGTCCCGTTAGTCCTTCTAGTGAGCCCAAAAAAAACACAGATGAATTTGCACATTTGGATGATTGTCCATTAAATGACAATAATGCATGTACCAAAATTGGTAATGCTGGGTGTCCaccaaaaaaacaaaattatgaTCTTGATAAATGGGAAACGCAACATTCGACTCAttcaaattttaaaaataaaaaagtactAGTTCCTCCTAGAAGAAAAAACATatgttttaattatattattaaacgATGGCATACGTTAGGAAAAGAAGAACTTTTCACAAAACGTCTGCTGGACACTGCTTCATCTGAAGCAGAATTGTTGAGcaagaaatataaagaatataaggAACGTGAGGTATTGTTTGATTCAATGAAATATAGTTTTGCTGATATTGGGAATATTATTAAAGGTGATGATATTCTAGAAGATCTTCGTACAAAGAGGGTGCATAAAATATTCGAGAAGATATGCAAAAATGGAAGTAAGTGTAAAAATGGAAACACagatattgaaaaaataaaaaacaaacgTAAAAACTGGTGGACAAATAACAAAACTAAAGTTTGGCATGCTATGTTATGTGGATACAAAAGAATTGCTACAAATGGAACATTGGATAACAAATGGTGTACTGTACCTACTGAAGATGAAACGCCTCAATTTCTTCGTTGGTTTCAAGAATGGACAGAAATTTTCTGTACAAGGAAAAAAGAATTAGAGAATGAAGTAAAGAGTAAGTGTGATAACTTCAATTGTGATAATGGTACTGGAAATGTTGACGATACCTGTAAAACTGTATGcgaaagatataaaaatttcattttatcaAAACAAATCATGTATAAGTTACTAGAGAaacaatataatgataattatataaaaaacaatgCAGGTGGTAGAGAAGCCCCAGATTATTTGAAAATTAAATGTAAAGACGGTAAATGCGACTGTATCACTAAAAATTTTAACAATGACGAAAATTGGAAAGAACCCTATGAAACATTTGATCATACCAAATACAAAAGTATATGTGAGTGCAAAAAACCTCCATCGTCAAGTTCTACTTCAAATTCTACTAGTAAAAGTAGTGATATTTTTAGTGATTTGTGGAAAACAATAGCAGGGCCTGTTTTTAATTTAGCGGAGAAATCTGTAAATTGGGGCATTGGTGCAACAACAGCTACTATTGATGCTGCTACAAAAATTATTCCTGATGCTGCAGACCTTGGATTAAAAGCTGGAATAGGTGCtttagataaaataaaaaccaTGCTTGATGCTACTAATCCAAAATCAACCAATCCACAACCTCCACCTCCACCACCCCCAGTAGCGCCCGATGCAGGAACTGGTGGAAAACAAACCCCCCAATCACCAATAACCCCTCCATCTAGTGGTGGAATAGACCCCAATAACCTGGTGACATCTACCATTCCTGCTGTTGGAATAGGAGTTGCATTAGGATCTATTgctttgttattttatttgaag taa